The Gossypium arboreum isolate Shixiya-1 chromosome 6, ASM2569848v2, whole genome shotgun sequence DNA window AACCTCTTTCCACAAGAAATTAACCTAAAAGCATAACTGTAGCCAACTAGCAATCACACATCATCCATACTTGTCTATGATTCGCAAAAGTCTCATGTATGAGAGCTTTCAATTCCCTTAACTTTATTGTCTAATTGAAGTACAGGATGTTAAACATGCAGAAACTGAAACCTTAAAATTATAGAGGGGGAAAACCATTAAACTCATCAACAATAAAGCACCTTTCCAACACAATTTGATACCCAAGGGCAATGATGATCAAACTGTTCGACACAACGATCACAAGTGGAGCAGTGTTTTGCACGAAGAGGCCTAACAATCtgataattttgtaaaataaCATAGCAAAACAGTCAGAACAAATGGAATTTATCAAATAAGCCAACACGATAAGGCTAGATTAGGCAAGTACCTTGCATGTCGCACAAAGTTGAGACCAATTTCCAGCTAGCAAAGAAGGATTATTTGTCTCAATCTTCAGTAAGGGTTCCTAGCGGAACATACAGGAGAAATATGATACAGAGAGGAACTACAATCATTTAACAGAAAAGATAGatatatgcacatatatgtatagtATACGAAGAAAACAAAATATACAGGACAGACAACAATCAAGTTTCAAGAAGACAAAAGAAAACAAATCAAACAAAACCAGTTAGGCTTTGTAAGGAAAAACTGAACTCACAtcatctttcatattctgagGGTCATGCACATTCATCTTGATGTAACCGGGATCTTTGCTGCAAAGAAATTTAAAATGATAAACAACTAGTTAAGCACACTCTTCAATGAATCAGAATATGACCAAATACAAGCAACAGAAGTCTGTCTAGCACAGCTAGGCATCATATACACCAAGTCCCACTTCTCTTAAAGAGAGCTACCCAACTAATTCAGCAAAGAAAATGACAAAATGTACTTCAATTTTGATAATGTATCATATGGATTCATAGACACTGCCCTAATAAATCTCAGAATATACGGTTAATATGCTATCTTCAGAAATAATGACTCACCGCCACCGTAAACCACCCCATTCCTACCAGTTCAAAAGAAGATTCTTTCCCTTCCAAAAAAAATAAACATGATAAAAAGCTAAGAATCTAATTGCTAGATGCTTGAAACCAATTGCATGAAAAAAATAAACATCAAAGGTGCCAAAGACCATATATCTCTCCTGAAAATTGTTCCAGAAAACTATAAAAGGAAACTAATTGAATTTTGCAGACAAACCCTTTATCTCAAATCCAGCCATATAATAATTCCAAAAACAATTGTCTCCACAGACAGCTGAATACTCTGAAATTTAACAAACTGATTAACAGATAGCTAAGCAGTGTCCAAAACAATGTAGTAAGTGCCACGATGACCTAAAAGACTTTTTGAAATAAAATACATCCAGATCACAGAATATACCTGCTACACCTATAAAACATAACTAAACCAGTAGATGCCAGGATAACACCAAACCAAGCCATGAAGCTAAATCCAGCCGTCAACTTTGGCAGATTTGCATCTGCAACAGATGtccaaacccaaaaataaataggtTATAGAGAGAGAGAGGTATTGTCTTGATGTAGGGCACAATTAACTTTCATGAAGAGATCAAAAGACATACCCATTATGACAGATTGAATATAGGTCGCTAATAGTAGCAAGATAATGCACCAAAGAAGTGGCGCAAGTCTTAATCTTGTAAATCGTCCAAGACGGCTGTTCCCATCACATCGTTTTTCAAGCAGCCTTCTAGCATTTCCCTGCAGAATCAGATGTAAGAAACATAAATAGGTGGGTATAATTCATCTGATTTCATAAGCACGTCATCTTAACAATCAAACAGACCAATAGCCAGGAGACAAATTAAGCACTTACAAAGTAATTCTACAGTCTTTACTGAAACAAATAAAAACACCAATCAAAAGCAATAACAATTGCATCCTAATATTTCCATGGTGAAgtcacaaaattttcaaatgCTACACCCATTTTGCACCTATACAAAGAAAGGTAAAAGGTTTGACTATCCAAGAACAAAAATATTAGTTACTAGAGAACTCCCAGCTTCATAAACCTTAAACGCAGCATAAAGGTAGTGAAAATGCTTTGAGTTTGCAACTGCATAAAGCATCAACCATTTCAAATTGTCCCCAGaaatataaagaataaataacACATTTTGGACATTTATCTAATGCTTATAAAGCATctattatttgaatttttatcaaGAGTTCACAAGAAATATTTGTGGGGTAGAAGAAGCCAgaaatgtcattcattcagccAAGGCATTAATGAGTCATTGCTAACAAGAAAGAGCTTGAACAGTACAAGACTGAAAAACAAACATATAAATATCCAAACAATTCATGAAAGACTAATCATATTTCTTAACCAAGTTAAAATGTCATGGAACCTACAAGGAAAAAAGCAACTTGTCTGTTATTTTTTTCAGAAGCGAGCTGTTCAGGTGTAAGGCCACTATTATCAGTGACCGTCAAGTCCTCCATCTTGCCAGCCTGTACTAAGACTGTGCAAGCCTCAAGATTACCCCTGATAGCTGCCCAATGGAGAGGAGTGCAACCTGATGTAAAGATGAAACATAGTTAACAGAGCATCACACTACATTAACTGGATGAAATTCATTAGAAATGACATTTTAAAACCAAGAATCAGAAAATTACCCTCCTTGTCCTGACGCCCTCTATGTGCATCAAGAAATAAAAGAAGACGAATGCAATCGGCAAAACCTTTATAGGCAGCCCTAGAGTTGTCCATATTGAAAGGAAATTGGAATTAAAAATAACAGGCCTCAATTGTAAACTTCATCACACAATCAAGCAATTTGCAGGGAAAATCAAATAGAATAATCAGAATATGTAAGCAAActtgttaaattaaaaaaaaaaaaaaagattaactCAAAGAGAGATTTAACAGAAGGAATGGTGAACAAAAATCTAAACACTCTTTAAAATTTCCAGAATGAAAACAACTACTGTAAACATCATACTAGCAAGTTAAACTCTTTTATAATTAAACTAATACTAGGTATTCCAAAAATAAACTTACCAGCAAATGTTTCAAACAATAAATCATTAACATTAAGTACCAAAAAAAAGGTTCATCATTGATTACAAGGAAATTTGAAGTACCTAAGTAATCGAACATAGAAAACAATGTGATGCTAATGCTAGATAAGGGAAAAAAATCAACCCCCAATAAAATGCTGATATTTAGATAGCGAAATAAAGAGCAGCACCGTAGTGCCTTATCCTAGACCATCAAATGAATAAGAGAGATGTAAGAAGAACTCCTCATGTACCAGTGTAAAGGGCTTCGCCCATCGTTATCAGGAAGGTCAGGGTCAGCATTCCATTTCGAAACAACATGATAGAGAAAAGAAGTCTGACCATATTGGGCAGCAACATGTGTTATCTGCATCAAATTACAAAACTAAGCATGCATTCATTTGGAAGTACAATTAAAAGCAAGAAATATATCAATTTGGCTATTGTCATACAATTAAATTGTAAACCACGAATAGCATAAAGTTTTCAGTGTTAAATTAAGAAATAGAAACCAGCCTCATGTTCTAGACTTCTAGcaaatttcttttttaaaaaagtgaaaaaaaaaaaagtaacaacTGTACAAAATTGCACATAATGTTAGATGATACCTAAAGGATAAAATTACAGGGACAAGGACTAGGGAAAATTTAAGGGGACCTAGCATGTTAGCAACCCAGAGCAAACAAGAAAGCATGAAATGCTATGCTTATAGGCGTCCTTGACGTCCAAGACAAATCAGAATATAAGTGAGGGAATATTGATTCCAGCAAGTATATAAGGTTTAACTAAAATGCATAGCAAAAACATATCTTCTTTAAATTAAGCCTCAAAATATCAATATGATGTACTCGTTTTATTGAAACCACATAATGCTGAGTTCCCATGCAGATACAAACCAACTTCAGCAGAGAAGAATGTCTAAAACAGCTAGCTTTGTTTTAACAATAATTTACATTGCTTTCATTGTCCCAAATCCATGGGGAGCCATGCCAATTTCTTGAATGAGAAAGAATATAATACTGGGCACCGCATTGAAGAAAATGCTAACCTGGTAACCATAGATGTCAGCAGCATCAACACGAGCACCCTCTTGGAGTAAAACCTCAGCAACTTGTACTGCACCACGGACCGCACTCCAGTGCAAGGCTGTCTGTCCATTATGATCCACCGCATGCACATCTCCACCATGCTAGCATATCAAGACAACCCAAAATCTGCTCAATTAAACTGAATTTATCCAATGAAAACTTAAAGAGTGACATGACAtaactaaacattaaaattcaaaCAACTTCAAAAGTCATTTCCATGACTCAAAAGCATGCATTCCCAAAAATGGAGTTCACTAAGCCCATTAAACCCCAATTCAAtaaatgtttagaaaaaaaaaaactccatgAATTGGATACCAAATAAAAACAGCTCAATAAATCCCAAACTCAAAACATCAGAAACAAAACTCCCAACTCTGACAGGAAAggcaattcattaaatccataaaaataaccaaacaaaaataaataaaacctcgATGATGTACTGAGCAGCTGCGGTTCTATTATTCAAAGCAGCCCACTGAAGGGCATAGTAACCAAGGCCATCAGGCTCGGAAAGAGAGCAACCCTCGGACTCAACCAACCTCTGAAGTTTCTCCAAATCCCCATAAGCAGCAGCGGTATAGACATCGTTCTTCAAGCTCTCATCATCGGCAACATCACCAACAACCCCATGATGCCCTCCCCCATATTCATTTCCATTCGCTACAACGCCACTCAATTGCTTCAAAGGTACAGCCTCCTCCACCACCTCGATCTCCGACGACATATCTCAAAGACCCAACAATCGAGAAAGaccaatgattttttttttcctttttaatgtTCTGGGGTTGACTTTGTTTTTCAATAATTCGGTTTCAAATAAAAATGTGGGGGGGGCAGCATTTAGGGTTTTTGGAGGGAAGAAGGAAGAGAGGAGCTGGGATTGGAGGGTGTTCCGCTTTGGCGTCCGTGCCGGGTTGACTGATGATGCCGAAGCCAAGGCACAGGACGaagccaaggccaatttgcctAAGCAATAACTCGTAGGAATTTTGAGAAGGTGTGTTGTCTTCCGGTTTCACAAAGAGAAATAAATCTAATTTGAAATATTTGCACAAAACCGACCAAATTATAAAATCAACAAATCACTTAAATAGATGTCACGAAATCATGTTTTAAACGATTAGAAGATTTACCAATTTAACAATAAGATGTGTGAGTTTCTCAACGATTCGCCTGACATATTTCGTAAGTTGATAAATTACAGAGAAAAGAGAAATAAGGGTGTAAGCATTTCATATGCTTAATAAGTTTACAATTATTAAAGCAACTTACCTCATTTTATGAATTTATAcaataaattattcaatttgatGATCTTGTCTAAATTCAACATCCCTATACCAACAAGGTGAGTTTAACTTaactaattcatataataatttaaaattttagcatttcaaataattttaataccAATCGCAtgaaaatcaacaactcaatatcATTCACAACATTCTAATCAACATTTCAATTCACAAATACAACTAAAAGTCTCAATGGTACTACATGTATCAATGTATTCAAGCTTCAATTAATCAATATAAAGGTTATATCATATCATTTCATTTTGTTGTCAACAGTACATCCAATTTCAATATAATGGCAGTTATTATTCCATTTTATTGTTCGAATTCTACATCAAATTCCTAGATTTATCACATTTCTATATTGGCCCTCCAGCTCGTATAGCTGATATTTATGAGCATTCAATATTATCGATATTCATATATACATCATTAATCAACtttgtatttgtaacaccccaaatttgatAAATTTGTTTCTGTGGGTTTTTAACATAATTGTGTATTTGATTCAATGGTtatgtgttttgggtgtgtgtgtgaggtctcaaGTTTAAGCTATGTATCCGAcaaattttgggtttttcttgAATTAAGCCTTAACCTCTAGTTAAaaggcttatattaaattatttgtaattttatattagaATGGGTTTGTTGGTTTGGTGGCTAAGTGGAGTGTCTAGTGTGCTAGAGATCCTGAGTTCGATTCCCTACTTTGGCTTTATTTTTGAGTGGTTGTGGAGAGGAGTTTAAGTGGAGTTAGAATTGTGGGTAGTAGGGAGTTCATTAAGATATTCTTTTTGGCAAAAATTCGACACATTCTCTCATTTCTATAATTCTGACTTTTGATTCTTCTTTCTCCCTATCGAATTTCCATCTTGCCCACATCtattctcttcaatttctttccTATTTTGGTTTTGTTCTGCTTCTATCTGGGTCAACGACCATTTTGCGTATTCGGTAAGTCTTGGTATTCAATTGATTTAGACTATTCTTTTGTATTTCGTTTAAAGAGGTTTCGGCTGGTTTGTAAGATCAACCGAGGGGAAAGAGGGTAAGTGATTGTTGATCAATTGATAAGTATCTCGATTGGGGGTCCTTTAGGCTATTAAATCGTGCTTCTTGGTCAATCCTAAGTTTCAGAGTGCTTGGGGACTGTATTCGCATCAAatgaaaccaggtgtgtacccgaaaacacAGAAAACGAGAATCAGTAAAAGTTAAAAAATGATTCTGTCgaagccacacgagcatgtggtagCTCGTGCGGTAGGCCATATggcagtacacgggcgtgtgattgacGAACCAGGCCATGCGCataagacacggccatgtgatggcCGGTGAGGCCATGTACAAGACACGGGCTCTACTAATTGGGCCGTATGGGCCTACACGGGTGAACTACACTGGCATGTAAAAATTTTGGGCCAGgcagtgtgatccacacggctaaggccaatttaggccatgtgggccacacgagtaGGCTACATGGGCGTGCGAGCCTATTTTTCTAGAAAACtctgtaaggttgcacaggtcgcccaaATCGACTGTGAAATTTTGAAGGGTCGGTAAGCATTTCTTAGACCCCTAATTTTGTGATCTGATTATGTGATGTATAATTTAAGCATGTGATACTTAGCATGTAAATCTGAACTATTTGAGTAATCTGATAGATTGCATTTTAGCATGCCATTAAtgcatgttgcattgcatcggggttgaGTTGATGTTATATTGGAGaaagtattctgaaaggctcttaagcctgataTCTAGCAGCTTAGCTGTAATTATCTGATTATTTGTCGCATTTTGGTACAGCCTAGTGTGtagagatgggtgggttgattttatcaccacatggtgtgtagggttggacagagatagTGTGTAGAGACTGGTGGGTAGGACTTTGATGATCCGTTTTGCATATGtatctgagtgggctaaggccccGACTGGTTCTGTAATGGGCTCCAGTCCCAGACTATATTCTGATGTATATTGTATGCATGCTTT harbors:
- the LOC108489486 gene encoding protein S-acyltransferase 24-like, coding for MSSEIEVVEEAVPLKQLSGVVANGNEYGGGHHGVVGDVADDESLKNDVYTAAAYGDLEKLQRLVESEGCSLSEPDGLGYYALQWAALNNRTAAAQYIIEHGGDVHAVDHNGQTALHWSAVRGAVQVAEVLLQEGARVDAADIYGYQITHVAAQYGQTSFLYHVVSKWNADPDLPDNDGRSPLHWAAYKGFADCIRLLLFLDAHRGRQDKEGCTPLHWAAIRGNLEACTVLVQAGKMEDLTVTDNSGLTPEQLASEKNNRQVAFFLGNARRLLEKRCDGNSRLGRFTRLRLAPLLWCIILLLLATYIQSVIMDANLPKLTAGFSFMAWFGVILASTGLVMFYRCSSKDPGYIKMNVHDPQNMKDDEPLLKIETNNPSLLAGNWSQLCATCKIVRPLRAKHCSTCDRCVEQFDHHCPWVSNCVGKRNKWDFILFLVLEVSAMLITSGVTIARIVKDPLAPSSFFPWMNYAVSHHVGAISFLIVNFFLFFGVAALTIIQASQISRNITTNEMANVMRYSYLKGPGGRFRNPYDHGCWKNCSDFLIKGYNEDIQVIEDAVHSEGIGMVQMTRENGSLGNKNGHIAINVNSSKTNTHQGHLHSSQCTYSKSETESGTLGLGHGSGRSSAYSV